In the genome of Rhodoplanes sp. Z2-YC6860, one region contains:
- the zwf gene encoding glucose-6-phosphate dehydrogenase, which translates to MADRVQPAPPCVLVIFGAAGDLTKRLLVPALYNLRRSKLLPEEFSIVGVARAEKDDEAFRRDFDESMRKFSSASENEADWKWLRERMSYLKGDLEDAETYQALGKRLVQSGGRAGPSGNVLFYLATPPAVFAPVIGQLGRAELLREQDGNWRRVIIEKPFGTDLRSAQELNRQILSVMSENQIYRIDHYLGKETVQNIMVFRFGNGIFEPLWNRNHIDHVQITVAETVGVETRGKFYDATGALRDMVPNHLFQLLELVAMEPPTCFAADAVRTEKGKVLEAVHPFGKADALRNVVRGQYGSGAVNGKAVKAYRESPEVAPDSAMETYVALKVMIDNWRWAGVPFYLRTGKALVTRRSEIVIRFKQAPFALFRDTPVERLTPNDLVLHIQPEEGVTLSFGAKKPGPKVTMGGVQMRFDYKDYFEAAPSTGYETLVYDCMTGDTTLFKRAEEIEAGWRIVQPLLDAWSKDRNEPAAYPAGSEGPAEANELMARDGRQWRPLDQNGKKS; encoded by the coding sequence ATGGCAGATCGCGTTCAGCCAGCGCCGCCCTGCGTGCTCGTGATTTTCGGTGCGGCGGGTGATCTCACCAAGCGGCTGCTTGTGCCCGCGCTCTACAATCTTCGGCGCTCGAAGCTGCTGCCGGAAGAATTCTCGATCGTTGGAGTTGCACGCGCCGAAAAGGATGACGAAGCCTTTCGGCGGGACTTCGACGAAAGCATGCGCAAGTTCTCCAGCGCCTCGGAGAACGAAGCCGACTGGAAGTGGCTCCGGGAACGCATGTCCTATCTCAAAGGCGACCTCGAGGACGCCGAAACATATCAAGCGCTCGGCAAACGGCTGGTCCAAAGCGGCGGCAGGGCCGGGCCGAGCGGCAACGTTCTTTTCTATCTGGCGACGCCGCCGGCGGTTTTCGCACCGGTGATCGGCCAACTCGGTAGGGCGGAACTGCTTCGGGAGCAGGACGGGAACTGGCGTCGCGTCATCATCGAGAAGCCGTTCGGCACCGATCTGCGCTCCGCCCAGGAGCTCAATCGGCAGATTTTATCGGTGATGTCCGAGAACCAGATCTACCGGATCGATCATTATCTCGGCAAAGAAACCGTCCAGAACATCATGGTGTTCCGGTTCGGCAACGGCATCTTCGAGCCGCTGTGGAATCGCAACCACATCGACCATGTCCAGATCACGGTCGCCGAGACGGTCGGCGTGGAGACGCGCGGCAAGTTTTACGATGCCACCGGCGCCTTGCGCGACATGGTGCCCAATCATCTGTTTCAGCTTCTCGAGCTTGTGGCGATGGAGCCGCCGACCTGCTTCGCGGCCGATGCGGTGCGGACCGAGAAGGGCAAGGTGCTCGAAGCCGTGCACCCGTTCGGCAAGGCCGATGCGCTGCGCAACGTCGTGCGCGGCCAGTACGGCTCGGGCGCCGTCAACGGCAAGGCCGTGAAGGCATATCGGGAGTCGCCCGAGGTCGCGCCGGATTCAGCAATGGAGACCTACGTTGCGTTGAAGGTCATGATCGACAATTGGCGGTGGGCCGGGGTGCCGTTCTATCTGCGCACCGGCAAGGCGCTTGTGACCCGTCGCAGTGAGATCGTCATCCGATTCAAACAGGCGCCTTTCGCATTGTTCCGGGACACGCCGGTCGAGCGGCTCACACCGAACGATCTTGTCCTTCACATTCAACCGGAGGAGGGCGTGACGCTCAGCTTCGGCGCAAAGAAGCCCGGCCCGAAGGTGACCATGGGCGGCGTCCAAATGCGGTTCGACTACAAGGACTATTTCGAGGCCGCGCCCAGCACCGGCTACGAAACGCTGGTTTACGATTGCATGACCGGCGATACGACGCTGTTCAAACGCGCCGAGGAGATCGAGGCGGGCTGGCGCATCGTTCAGCCGCTGCTCGATGCCTGGTCGAAAGATCGGAACGAGCCCGCGGCATATCCCGCCGGTTCGGAAGGTCCGGCTGAGGCGAATGAGCTCATGGCGCGCGATGGGCGCCAGTGGCGCCCGCTCGATCAAAACGGGAAGAAGTCGTGA
- a CDS encoding HAD family hydrolase, whose amino-acid sequence MTAQRTPAGHIVAVVSDVDGTLLRTDKSLAPRTVEVVEELRRAGVKFAIVSSRPPRGMTAVIDRLGITTPIAGFNGGIVALPDLTVIASHLIEPDVARHAVDAIGAAGASAWVFSGRDWYVRDRNGPRVPFEQRTVGFGPVAVDDFAAVIGTAAKIVAVSDDPALLNKLQDEVRVSLSGCAHIARSQSYYLDFTHPLANKGHAVQEIAARLGVSPANVAVIGDGENDIDMFSKAGLSIAMGNGDADVQQAADFVTGRNDEDGAAAALEWFVLRGQRTPMVGGGAPRKVAQ is encoded by the coding sequence GTGACGGCTCAGCGCACACCGGCAGGCCATATCGTCGCGGTGGTGTCCGATGTCGACGGCACCTTGCTGCGGACCGACAAGTCGCTGGCTCCAAGAACCGTCGAAGTCGTCGAGGAGCTGCGCCGCGCCGGTGTCAAATTCGCGATCGTCAGCAGCCGGCCGCCCCGCGGCATGACGGCGGTGATCGATCGTCTGGGCATCACAACGCCGATCGCCGGCTTCAATGGCGGCATCGTCGCGTTGCCGGATCTGACGGTCATCGCGAGCCACCTCATCGAGCCGGACGTGGCCCGGCACGCCGTTGACGCCATCGGAGCCGCGGGCGCGAGTGCCTGGGTTTTCTCCGGTCGCGATTGGTACGTCCGCGACCGCAACGGCCCGCGTGTCCCCTTCGAGCAGCGAACCGTTGGCTTCGGCCCCGTGGCCGTTGACGATTTCGCGGCTGTCATTGGCACGGCCGCGAAGATCGTCGCGGTGAGCGACGATCCGGCGCTGCTGAACAAGCTGCAGGATGAAGTCCGGGTCTCGCTGTCGGGATGCGCTCATATCGCGCGTTCGCAGTCCTACTATCTCGATTTCACCCACCCGTTGGCCAACAAGGGCCACGCCGTGCAGGAGATCGCAGCCCGGTTGGGCGTATCGCCCGCCAATGTCGCGGTCATCGGCGATGGCGAAAACGATATCGACATGTTCTCGAAGGCCGGACTCAGCATCGCGATGGGCAATGGGGATGCCGACGTTCAGCAGGCGGCCGATTTCGTGACGGGACGAAACGACGAAGACGGGGCCGCGGCGGCCCTCGAATGGTTCGTCCTGCGCGGCCAGCGGACGCCGATGGTCGGCGGAGGGGCACCGCGGAAGGTCGCGCAATGA
- the gnd gene encoding phosphogluconate dehydrogenase (NAD(+)-dependent, decarboxylating), whose product MQLGMIGLGRMGGNIVRRLQRKGHECVVFDQNAGAISALTKEGATGGSDLSDLVRKLKAPRAVWVMLPAGKITEDAVEQLGKLLSKGDIIIDGGNSLYKDDVRRALALKEKGIHYVDCGTSGGVWGLERGYCLMIGGDKAVVDHLDPIFDALAPGKGDVQPTPGREKRDARVERGYVHCGPSGAGRFAKMVHNGIEYGLMQAYAEGFNILRRASSDALPPEHRFSFDVADIAEVWRRGSVIGSWLLDLTSIALARDPDLAGYSGVVDDSGEGRWTVMAAIEEAVAADVLSAALYARFRSRDRESFADKLLSAMRHEFGGHVEIKAAE is encoded by the coding sequence ATGCAGCTTGGCATGATTGGCCTCGGCCGCATGGGCGGCAACATCGTGCGCCGCCTCCAGCGGAAGGGCCACGAATGCGTCGTGTTCGATCAGAATGCCGGCGCGATCAGTGCTCTGACCAAGGAAGGTGCGACCGGCGGTTCTGATCTGTCCGATCTGGTTCGAAAGCTCAAAGCTCCGCGCGCGGTATGGGTCATGCTGCCGGCCGGCAAGATCACCGAAGATGCCGTCGAGCAGCTCGGCAAGCTGCTCAGCAAAGGCGACATCATCATCGACGGCGGCAATTCGCTCTACAAGGACGATGTCCGCCGCGCCCTCGCGCTAAAGGAAAAAGGCATCCACTACGTGGACTGCGGGACCAGCGGCGGCGTCTGGGGACTCGAGCGCGGTTACTGCCTGATGATCGGCGGCGACAAGGCGGTCGTCGATCATCTCGACCCGATCTTCGATGCGCTCGCGCCCGGGAAGGGCGATGTGCAGCCCACGCCGGGACGTGAAAAACGGGATGCGCGCGTGGAGCGCGGGTACGTCCACTGCGGTCCGAGCGGCGCCGGCCGCTTTGCGAAGATGGTCCACAACGGCATCGAGTACGGCTTGATGCAGGCCTATGCCGAGGGCTTCAACATCCTCCGGCGCGCCTCGTCGGATGCGCTGCCGCCCGAGCATCGCTTTTCATTCGATGTGGCCGATATCGCCGAAGTCTGGCGCCGTGGCAGCGTCATCGGTTCGTGGCTGCTCGATCTCACGTCGATTGCGTTGGCGCGCGATCCGGACCTCGCCGGCTATTCCGGCGTTGTCGACGATTCCGGCGAAGGCCGCTGGACCGTGATGGCGGCGATCGAGGAGGCCGTGGCGGCCGACGTGCTCTCGGCGGCGCTCTATGCCCGGTTCCGGTCGCGAGACCGTGAAAGCTTTGCCGACAAGCTGTTGTCGGCGATGCGTCATGAGTTCGGGGGACATGTCGAGATCAAGGCGGCTGAGTGA